Genomic window (Phocoena phocoena chromosome 20, mPhoPho1.1, whole genome shotgun sequence):
TGGCGTGTTGCTTGCGGGAAGTCACGGAGGAGATGTGCTTGAGAAAAGCAAGCCTGAAGGGAAGCCAGAGCCATGGTGTTGATGGGCACCCAGGAGACAAACATAGTAGAGGTGAGGACTCAGAAAACATCCCTGGAGCTGCTTTTCACCACCACCGAGAAGGAGTCGGAGGAAGTCCTGGTCAGCAGAGCCCAGGATGTCACCGCGGATGGCTTGAAGGACAAGGGCAAGTTGGAGGACAAAGTCCGCAGGATGAAGGAGGAGATCTCTCTGGACATGCTGGGCTTCAAATCCAAGGAGGTGGGGCAGCAGCAGAAGTGGATCAAGACCCAGGAGCTGGCCATCGAGGAAGCCTCACAGGGGCAGACCGGGCCCTTCTCAGTGGACGGGCTCACCTGTGCCAAGCTGACGATCACTGCCAGTACCAAGGATCCCTCCTTGAGATCAGCTCTGTCCAATCTGCCCTCCTGGCTCTCAACCCAGCAGGGGTCTGCCATGCCAACTATGGACACAGTACCCCTCAGCACCACCAAGGTGTCCTTGCTGGAGGAGATGCCGGTGGTGGTCAGGGAGCAGCCACAGTTGGGGGCCTGGGCGAAGGGGAACACGCATCCATGGGCGGAGGTGGAGGAGGTGCCCCAGGACCCAAAGGGGCCTTCCAAAGCGTCCCCCTTCCCCAAGCGTGCCACCAGCAGCCCCAAGATGAATGCTGCCTCCCTGACTCCCATCTCTCTGCCCTCAGCGAGGTGGGAGGACGTAATGGAGTCTCCTACCTCTCTGACCCCTGTCTCAAAGATGGAGGCCAGGGTCTCCCAACAGCCCAGGAGAGTATCTCAAGAGCCCAAGAGGGTGCCGGACCAGTGCCCCATGGCCACAGTGGGGTCGTCTTTGGAGATTCTCTTGCCCACTCTCTTGGAAATTGAGAGTATGAAGGATATGGTCTCCAAGGTGGAGAAGATAAAGGAGGAAGTGGGCATCTTTGCTCCTTCGCCCAGGTATTTGGGGTGACAGCTAACGTGTATTGTCAACTCTGTTATCCATGAGGTAGAGAGGATCATTCCTTCTTTTTCCACTTTCCTTTGTGCTCTCAGTGTATAGTGAGTatcaactatgtgccaggcatcattcTGTGCACTATGGACATGGCATTGAgcaatttggggggggggtcctCCTGGCATCTTTTGGGTAGAGTCCAGGGACGATGCTCAACATCCCACAATGTATGCGATGGTGCCCCACAGCAAAGTATGATCCTCCGCAAAATATCAGTAGTGCTGAAGCTGGGAACTCTGACAATAAAATCCACAGTAATTATATTGTACATTATTAGCTGATAGGGCTCCGGGCAAACAGCAGGGTAGGGAGGGCTACGAGTGGGGGTAGGCAGCTTCCAGTATTGGATTGGGTGGTCTGGGAGGGCCTCAGTGAGCTAGTGTCATTTGTGTAAAGATCTGAAGGAGGGGAGTGAGGAAGCCATGTGGACATCTGGGGAAATTCGTTCCCTTCAGAAGGAACAACCActgcaaagtccctgaggcaggaatgtgcaCGATGTGCTGGACCAAGAGGGAGCTCCAGGACAGCCCAGAGTAGGAATTGTGGTCACAGGAGTCACGAGGGTGGCACCATCATGTGGGGCCATCTTAAGTACTTTGGGTTTGATGCTGAGCAAACTGGAGGTTTTGAGCAGAACGGCTGGAGTTGCTGTATGTTAGAAAGGACTCTCTCTGGCTGAAGTGTGGAGAAGGTAGAGGAGGAAGGGTGGGTGCCGGGAGAAGAGTGGGGAGGCAGTTGCAATGACGCAGGAacaagatgatggtggcttggacaagAGGGGAAGGAATGGAGGTATTGAGAAGTGGTGGGGTTCCAGAGATACTTTGATGGTTGAGCCAACGGATCAGCTCATGGATTGGGCATGTTGTCATGGCATTGAGGTTTGGGATCTGAGCCACTGGGAAGATGCAGCAGTCAAGGAGGCTGTGAGTGGAGTAGATGTCAGGGACAAGATCAGGAATTCCATTTTGGACATCTTGATTCTGAGATGTCAGGTGACGATGCGGGGTATGCAGCTGGACACATGAGTCTGGAATGATTTGGGGAATCATCAGCAAATGGATGGTTGCTGCAAGCTATGAGACTGGAGGTCACCAGCGAGTGACTGCAGGTGGAGACAGAGCCAAGGTGTTTAGGGAAAGGCGAACCATAGTCAGAGAGTGAACACTGAACAGCATCCTGAACACCAGAAGAAAGTGAGGAGCGTCATGAGGGCAGCCGTGTCAGATGCCACGAGCAGGTGAAGGAAGACGGGACGAGAGAAGACCTCTGGACGTAACAGCAAGGAGGTGACCTGGTGGGGACGAAGACCTGAGTGGGGCAGGCTTAAGGGAGCACAGGAAGTGGGTCACCGTGCTGCAACTCTTGAAAACATGTGGCTGAGCCAAAGGagctagacacaaaaggccacacagtGTACGATTTTCGTTTGcaagaaatgtccagaagaggcaaatccgaagagacaggaagcagattggtggctgccagaaGCTGCAAGGGATGGGAGGAACGggaagtgactgcttaatggatttggggtttccttttggggtgatgaatatGTCCTGGGAGCTAGGTAGTGGTGGTGcttgcacaacattatgaatgtaatttatgccactgaattgtaccctttaaaattgttacaatggtaaatttcatgAGATGTGTATTTTCCCACTacttgtatacatacatatgtatgtaaagaGGGGAATCGGAGAGGAGGAGTAGACCAGCTCTTTCCAAATGATCTgctggaaggggaggagggaccTGAAGAGGAAGCTGGAATAGGATGTGGGACAAAAGAGGGCTTcttaagaggaaagagatattaGTGCGTTTGGATGTTGGGGCAGAGTCAAACTTGATAttaaggaggcaggagggagagaaaccTAGGAGGGACACTGGTGGAAACGTGGATTCCAGCTCAGGCTTGCCGGGCCCTGGAGCAGGAccacgccccccgccccccccaccccccccaccccacccccgtcagcatgtatttattgagcagttactaCTCTCTCCCTGCCGATCCCCCAAAGCCCTCTCTGGCTTTCTCTCTGCAGCATGCACGGTTCCCAGCGGCCTCAATAGCGGGATGCGGGGGACTCAACCTCAGTCGCCGAAGTGTCCAGAGGAGCCCAGCGGGGGCAGGTAGCCCCTGAACCCTGCAGATCAGCCTTATACCTAGCGCTGGCGTCCAGGAGCCCGGACCCCACcctgtctctttcctcttcctcacagGCCCCTAGGTGTTGTGCCCCTCTACTGTAAGAATCAGGGTGCTGAAAAGGCTGGGCGGGGATGCTCCTTCTCCGGTAGAGACCAGAGCtatctatatctttatatattgggggggcggggggcgggtcgAGGGAGAGCCCGCGTGGTGGCCCAGTTTCGCAGAGATTAAAAGCATGAGCCTGAGACTCGGCAAGAGCAACACCCGGGTGCCTGTGTGTGAGCGCCGGCCCCAAGTGGGGGTGTCGGGCCGGAGGTGGGAGTCGCGGCGGGGGAGGCAGGTCCACACCGACCCCGCCCCGCGTCCCAACGCAACGGCGCAACGGCGTCCATTGGCTGGGGCTCCGGGGGTCCCAGCCAATCCGACCGGGAGGGTCGTGTTTTTCCTGGGCTGGGACCCTCGAGACTCAGAAGCGAGGGGGTCCCCGGACGGAGCCACAAGCACAACTGAGCCAGTGACCCGCTGACATCAGCCTGGTGAGGGCAGGACGGGTGGGAACGGGGGCTGGGTTTCGTGGTGGGGGTCAGGAGCTGAGTGCGGGTCGGAGCGAGGGGCGCCCCCTAGGCCCCACAGAACCCCATCCCTCCCCGCAGCAGACGCCGCCTTCGTGGATGTTGGGTATTGATTGCCCAAAGCCCTGAAACGGGAGATGGCCAACGGCACCCTTCGACCCGCGCTTCCCCAAGCAGAACCAGACCTGTAACTGTTACCAGAACTTGCTGGGTAAAACCTCGCGGGCCAAGTTAGGGGGAGAGGGTGAGAGAAGGTGGGAGGCAGGAAGGGGCGCGCCCCACCTGAGGACGAGGAGAGGGTCCTGGACTCGCCGCGGGGGCGGAGACcgttggggtgggaggtggagcgGACCACGGTCTGAAGGGGCGGGGCCTACCTGGGAGAGGTGGGGCCTTGTATGATAGGGCGGTACCGATCAGTGGAAGGTCGGGGCCTATTCTGGAGGCGTGCGATAAAGTCACGGAAGGGTGGGGTGACAGAATAGGCGAGGCCTGGCGGGGAGGAGGCGGGTCTGCAGCTGGACCTTTCTGGCGGGCGCGGCCTTGGCGTGGAGGGGGCGGGGCGTGCTTGCGACCCCGCCCACCTGCCCGCTccttccccccccgccccactcgGCAGACTACCGTCCCTGCGTCAAGAGGATGAGGCGCCACGGGAAAAGCACACAGCCCTGCGAGTATTACTTCCGCGTGTTCCACGCGCTGTGCCCCATGAGCTGGGTGAGTGGACAGAGGGGCAGCGCACAGACAGGCCGGGCGAGGGTGGATGGGCCGGCTGAGTTGAGCAAGCGCCCGCTCCCCACCTTCCTCCAtcctacccacccccaccccaggtgcAGCGCTGGACCGAGATCAAGGACGGGAATTTCGCTCGCAAAATCTAACGGCCCGAGGGCGGCTTCTCCGAGGGATCAGTATCAGTGTCATCACCCCCAATTCTCTCATCTTCCGGGCCCCACCACCCCAAACCCCGCCCCGTCTTTAAGCTGCAAATAAAGCTATGTTATTGCTGATATTTCTTCTTAATGTCTGGTCAGTGAGGTGCGCACGGGGGCGTCGGGAGATCCTCCCTGTGTGTGCCCTGCAGCCAACACTACTGGCTCTAATCatgggaggggtgagggaggacTGGGCTCCATCAGGGCTGGTATGGAGGGAGGACAGTCAGGGTAGGAGCAAGCTGAGCCCCCcgctcccacccccttcccaccttCCCCCCTCCAGCAGGCAGCAGTCTTCTCAGCAGGGTCTCCCTTGGCTCTTTGAGTCCCAACACTTGCCCACCAGGACGGTTCCAGGGTCCTCCTGCCTCTCAGTCCCCACAGGTACCTGTCACCCAAgtcctccctccacctcttcctTCAGGATCCTCTTCCCCTCCTGGACCACCTCCCCAGCTGGCTCCTGGACTTCCTGCCCCACCCCTTCCATCCCATCTCAAGTTCCAAGGAGTCTTTTATATACCACCCAGCGCTGACCCCAtcactccctcccctgctccccacccttCCCGGCTTGCCACCACTCCCTCACTCCCCTGTCCCCTTTGACTCCACATCCCTCCCAGTACATCCCCAACCCCATCACATGAGCCCCTCCCAACAGGGTGCTCTGCACTGGTCCCCTAGGTCTTTGGAGCGCCCTGTCCACAGCCAGGAGCAGCCTTTTCTCCTCTGATCAAACACACGTCACTTCAGTCTTTCCTGCCAGCCCATTCCTGACTGCGAGCTCCTCCAGGACGCTCAGAGCTCCAGGATAAATTCTTCTTCGCTCCCGCCCCACTCGGGCTCTGGGCCTGCCCTCAGCCAAGCTCAGGGACCACAATGCTGAGATTCATCCTGATTCCAGATGCCCCTCAAAATGTCACCTCTCCAgccatctccctccccccctcccccccaccccgagccaGGCTGAGGAGTGACCCTTGACAGAGCTCAGAGCCTGGGGCTTCTAGCCTGACCTAGATGGGCATGAGTCCTGGCCATCAGCGGGGCGGTGGATTTGACTTTCTGCCTGAAGCTGTCAGTCTCCTGGGGCAGACTGGACCCCCAGACTCTGCCTGAAGTGATCTCATGAGGTCTCCATTCAACCCCAGGGTTCAAAAGTAGCTATTACTAATCATATGACAACTTACTGGGTGGCCCTGGACAAACCTCCTGACCTGCgtcacctcagtttccccagctgtcaACAGAGATGGTGCAAAATCCCGTTATCAGGAGGGGTGGAATGATGGGAGGGACTGGGTAAGCTCAGGGGAGAACTGGCTCCATccactcccctcaccccctctATGCTGCCCTCATCCCCCTACCCAGGGCACACCCCAGATGTGCCATCTCCCAGGATGGCTCCACCCAAAACCTTGGCCCCGGGCCCCCTCTCTCAGACCACAACCTGAGAGGCAGAGGGGCAAATGAGGGCATGGGGTGTGGACTCAGACAGACAGGCTGGAAGCTACAGGAGGGGGTGAGTCGTTCATGTGACCTCCCCCGACCTGCAGACCTCTGGCCTGCACAGAGGTGGCGCTgctgcaggaaagaaggaaagccGTGATGCCACGCAGTCCAGGCAGCTCTGAGTCACCGAATGAATGGGGCTGGCGGCTGTCTGAGCACTTGGTGAGGTCATCCAGGTAGCATCCAAGCACAAGGCCTGACACCTGTGCAGCCACAGCCAGCCTCCTGACCTCACCAGAGCGCCAGTGCTGGTAGTGTGTTCTCGCCCTGTGGGCCAGCAGCCCCTCCCAGttcccccttctttccctctgggGCCAGGATCCCTGCCACCATCCCTTGACCACTCCTGGGACGTTCTTACACTCCTGGCTTCCCTTCTGACCACCACTGCCCTATGGATGCCTGAACCCAGGGCAGGGCCAGACCCACTTCACTTCCAGCTGGCTGGGCCAACACTCTCAGCCCCCAAACTCTGGCTCTGAACACCTCTTCCTAGGCTCCTGGGCCATCTTTGCCCACCCACATCCTGAAACCCCCAATGTCAAGCTCACTGTCCCGAAACAGCCTCCCGGGACAAAGGAAACTGACTTCCCCATCCCTCCTCACAACCTGCATCcctgctctcctcctcctctccctgctaCCCCCTCCCAGTCCCAGCCCATCAACCGCACACttaccctcttcccctccctctgcagctccttcctcccaGTCTACTGAAAGGGTCAGGTGCTTCCCGGTCAAAATCACAAAACCACTCGGTGCCCTTCACCCGTTGCTCCATGAACCCTCCAGGCACTGCTCTGGCCCTCGTCTCCACCCACTCCCCCCTCCCATGGAAGCCACTGCTGAAACAAGCCCTAAGTCTCCAGTGGGCACGGCCCCAGCCTCCCCTCTGGTGTCTGCCTCTTTCCCATCCCAAGGATCTCAGAGCCTGGTTGAGCTCTGAgaatgggttcaagtcctggccctGAAGCTTGCCAGCCTTGTGGCCCCAGACAAACTTCCTAAGCCCTCTGCACTGTGGCCTTCTCACCTAAAATACAGTGATAACGATACCTAGACTTCACAGGGCC
Coding sequences:
- the COX6B2 gene encoding LOW QUALITY PROTEIN: cytochrome c oxidase subunit 6B2 (The sequence of the model RefSeq protein was modified relative to this genomic sequence to represent the inferred CDS: substituted 1 base at 1 genomic stop codon), whose translation is MLGIDCPKPXNGRWPTAPFDPRFPKQNQTCNCYQNLLDYRPCVKRMRRHGKSTQPCEYYFRVFHALCPMSWVQRWTEIKDGNFARKI